The proteins below are encoded in one region of Mycobacteriales bacterium:
- a CDS encoding maleylpyruvate isomerase family mycothiol-dependent enzyme, whose protein sequence is MDANAIYAAAAVNRRAMADLLETLTPDQLTSPSLCGEWDVQTVGAHLASAITTSVPHVLVELVRNRGNFDRTNSAVAVKEARNGITATIAKIRANAESRFTPPVTGPRAPLTDAIIHLGDITRPLGLPHDAPDDHVRTALEFLTDGRPIGFVKRGTLSGLQLYADDLDLTIGAGAQVRGRGIDIAMAVCGRAAALPTLDGPGVELLRTRIS, encoded by the coding sequence ATGGACGCGAACGCGATCTACGCCGCCGCAGCCGTCAATCGCCGGGCCATGGCTGACCTGCTCGAGACGCTCACCCCCGACCAGCTCACCAGCCCCAGCCTCTGTGGCGAGTGGGACGTCCAGACCGTCGGTGCCCACCTCGCCAGCGCGATCACCACGAGCGTTCCGCACGTCCTGGTCGAGCTGGTCCGCAACCGCGGCAACTTCGACCGCACCAACTCGGCGGTCGCCGTGAAGGAGGCGCGCAACGGCATCACCGCGACGATCGCGAAAATCCGGGCGAACGCCGAGAGCCGTTTCACGCCTCCGGTGACCGGTCCCCGCGCGCCGTTGACCGACGCGATCATCCATCTCGGCGACATCACTCGCCCCCTCGGCCTGCCCCACGACGCGCCCGACGACCACGTCCGCACCGCGCTGGAGTTCCTGACCGACGGCCGTCCGATCGGGTTCGTCAAGCGGGGCACGCTGTCCGGACTGCAGCTGTACGCCGACGATCTCGACCTGACGATCGGTGCCGGCGCACAGGTGCGCGGTCGCGGCATCGACATCGCGATGGCGGTCTGCGGCAGGGCGGCCGCGCTCCCCACGCTGGACGGGCCGGGGGTCGAGCTGCTGCGCACCCGGATCAGCTGA